In a genomic window of Salvelinus fontinalis isolate EN_2023a chromosome 7, ASM2944872v1, whole genome shotgun sequence:
- the LOC129859106 gene encoding G-protein coupled receptor 12-like isoform X2, whose translation MSNDYEASVTPSWLTSDPTVWSSSRDGFTDNATYPPMDSFPPLPPLLVNPWDILLCSSGTLIACENALVVLVIWQNPALRAPMFLLIGSLALADLLAGLGLVLHFTLAYLLRSDLAQLLTVGLVVASFSASVFSLLAITIDRYLSLYYALTYNSERTAAFTYTMLVVLWGLSLCLGLLPVTGVNCLTEESTCSVVRPLTKNNVVVLSVSFLLLFGLMLQLYVQICKIVMHHAHQIALQHHFLSASPHYVTTRNGVSTLAIILGTFAACWMPFTVYSLVADYTYPPLYTYATLVPATYNSVINPVIYAFRNQDIQKALWLVCCGCIPARVAHRARTPSHV comes from the coding sequence ATGAGCAACGACTATGAGGCATCAGTCACCCCCAGCTGGCTGACCTCTGACCCCACTGTCTGGTCCAGCAGCAGAGACGGATTCACAGACAACGCCACTTACCCACCTATGGACTCCTTCCCACCGCTGCCCCCTCTCCTGGTCAATCCCTGGGACATCTTGCTGTGCTCCTCAGGGACCCTCATCGCCTGTGAAAACGCCCTGGTGGTACTGGTGATCTGGCAGAACCCGGCTCTGCGTGCCCCCATGTTCCTGCTGATCGGCAGCCTGGCCCTGGCTGACCTCCTGGCTGGTCTGGGCCTGGTGCTCCACTTCACCTTGGCCTACCTGCTGAGGTCTGACTTGGCCCAGCTGCTGACTGTGGGTCTGGTGGTGGCCTCCTTCTCAGCCTCCGTCTTCAGCCTGCTGGCCATCACCATAGACCGTTACCTGTCACTCTACTACGCTCTGACCTACAACTCAGAGCGCACCGCCGCCTTCACCTACACCATGCTGGTCGTCCTCTggggcctgtctctctgtctgggccTACTTCCCGTCACGGGGGTGAACTGCCTGACGGAGGAGTCGACATGCAGCGTGGTGCGCCCGCTGACTAAGAACAACGTGGTGGTGCTGTCCGTATCCTTCCTCCTGCTGTTCGGCCTCATGCTGCAGCTGTACGTGCAGATCTGTAAGATCGTCATGCACCACGCCCACCAGATCGCCTTGCAGCATCACTTCCTGTCCGCCTCGCCCCACTACGTCACAACCAGGAATGGCGTTTCCACGCTGGCCATCATCCTGGGGACGTTTGCCGCCTGCTGGATGCCCTTCACCGTCTACTCACTGGTCGCCGACTACACGTACCCACCTCTCTACACATACGCCACCCTGGTGCCCGCCACCTACAACTCAGTCATCAACCCAGTGATCTACGCCTTCAGGAACCAGGACATCCAGAAGGCTCTGTGGCTGGTGTGTTGTGGCTGTATACCGGCCAGGGTGGCCCACAGGGCCCGGACCCCCAGCCACGTCTGA
- the LOC129859106 gene encoding G-protein coupled receptor 12-like isoform X1, with the protein MTGAKMSNDYEASVTPSWLTSDPTVWSSSRDGFTDNATYPPMDSFPPLPPLLVNPWDILLCSSGTLIACENALVVLVIWQNPALRAPMFLLIGSLALADLLAGLGLVLHFTLAYLLRSDLAQLLTVGLVVASFSASVFSLLAITIDRYLSLYYALTYNSERTAAFTYTMLVVLWGLSLCLGLLPVTGVNCLTEESTCSVVRPLTKNNVVVLSVSFLLLFGLMLQLYVQICKIVMHHAHQIALQHHFLSASPHYVTTRNGVSTLAIILGTFAACWMPFTVYSLVADYTYPPLYTYATLVPATYNSVINPVIYAFRNQDIQKALWLVCCGCIPARVAHRARTPSHV; encoded by the exons ATG ACAGGGGCCAAAATGAGCAACGACTATGAGGCATCAGTCACCCCCAGCTGGCTGACCTCTGACCCCACTGTCTGGTCCAGCAGCAGAGACGGATTCACAGACAACGCCACTTACCCACCTATGGACTCCTTCCCACCGCTGCCCCCTCTCCTGGTCAATCCCTGGGACATCTTGCTGTGCTCCTCAGGGACCCTCATCGCCTGTGAAAACGCCCTGGTGGTACTGGTGATCTGGCAGAACCCGGCTCTGCGTGCCCCCATGTTCCTGCTGATCGGCAGCCTGGCCCTGGCTGACCTCCTGGCTGGTCTGGGCCTGGTGCTCCACTTCACCTTGGCCTACCTGCTGAGGTCTGACTTGGCCCAGCTGCTGACTGTGGGTCTGGTGGTGGCCTCCTTCTCAGCCTCCGTCTTCAGCCTGCTGGCCATCACCATAGACCGTTACCTGTCACTCTACTACGCTCTGACCTACAACTCAGAGCGCACCGCCGCCTTCACCTACACCATGCTGGTCGTCCTCTggggcctgtctctctgtctgggccTACTTCCCGTCACGGGGGTGAACTGCCTGACGGAGGAGTCGACATGCAGCGTGGTGCGCCCGCTGACTAAGAACAACGTGGTGGTGCTGTCCGTATCCTTCCTCCTGCTGTTCGGCCTCATGCTGCAGCTGTACGTGCAGATCTGTAAGATCGTCATGCACCACGCCCACCAGATCGCCTTGCAGCATCACTTCCTGTCCGCCTCGCCCCACTACGTCACAACCAGGAATGGCGTTTCCACGCTGGCCATCATCCTGGGGACGTTTGCCGCCTGCTGGATGCCCTTCACCGTCTACTCACTGGTCGCCGACTACACGTACCCACCTCTCTACACATACGCCACCCTGGTGCCCGCCACCTACAACTCAGTCATCAACCCAGTGATCTACGCCTTCAGGAACCAGGACATCCAGAAGGCTCTGTGGCTGGTGTGTTGTGGCTGTATACCGGCCAGGGTGGCCCACAGGGCCCGGACCCCCAGCCACGTCTGA